From a single Metopolophium dirhodum isolate CAU chromosome 6, ASM1992520v1, whole genome shotgun sequence genomic region:
- the LOC132947645 gene encoding zinc finger BED domain-containing protein 4-like, giving the protein MSVTVHFINSDTQLCSRLLGCFSFTERHTADELSKFLLNVVNDWGLENMVAAAVTDNAANIKSAINNNGWRHIPCFAHVLNIAVQKGLESVHPIIAKVKGIVEYFKRSTLALNKLKNLQQQMGCEQLKLIQDCKTRWNSTFHMIQRILKVKDSVLATLAVTNNELNNITSQEWELLSQCCNVLSIFNDVTEEVSAEKIVTISKVVLYYGFLDEHLTSNIYKNDTLHEVEKMATEIQNVLRTYFGNLEDKDVVAQSIILDPRFKKQGFSSDSKFLVAKTVLSRKLQSIRIGTENTAAGPSTAYPQTAQTATTSSLWKTFDNKVNSLIGQNNPTVAGIVELDKYLAETLIPRSMDPLQWWSERKHIYPRLFEVVKRRLCIPATSVPSERVFSKAGWC; this is encoded by the coding sequence ATGTCAGTTACAGTACACTTTATAAATTCAGATACGCAATTATGTTCTCGTTTATTAGGTTGTTTTTCTTTTACCGAGAGACATACTGCTGATGAGTTGAGTAAATTTCTCTTGAACGTGGTGAATGATTGGGGGTTGGAAAATATGGTAGCCGCTGCTGTTACAGATAATGCAGCAAATATCAAGTcagcaattaataataatggttggAGACATATCCCTTGTTTTGCCCATGTCTTGAATATTGCTGTACAAAAAGGTTTAGAATCAGTTCATCCTATAATAGCAAAGGTCAAAGGTatcgttgaatattttaaacgaagTACTTTAGCTCTTAATAAGCTCAAAAATCTTCAACAACAAATGGGATGCGAACAACTTAAATTAATCCAGGATTGTAAGACCAGGTGGAATTCCACGTTTCACATGATCCAAAGGATTCTCAAGGTGAAAGATTCTGTACTTGCAACTTTGGCTGTAACAAATAATGAACTGAACAACATTACCAGCCAAGAATGGGAATTGCTTTCTCAGTGCTGCAACGTTCTATCCATTTTCAATGATGTCACCGAAGAAGTGAGTGCTGAAAAAATAGTAACCATTTCAAAGGTAGTTTTATATTATGGATTTTTGGATGAACATTTAAcatcaaacatttataaaaacgaTACATTGCACGAAGTTGAAAAAATGGCAACCGAGATACAAAATGTTCTACGTACTTACTTTGGAAATCTTGAAGATAAAGATGTTGTAGCCCAATCTATTATTCTTGATCCTCGCTTCAAAAAACAAGGGTTTTCTTCGGACAGCAAATTTTTAGTGGCCAAAACAGTGCTTAGTAGGAAACTTCAAAGCATTCGAATTGGAACTGAAAACACTGCAGCTGGCCCAAGTACTGCATATCCACAAACGGCACAAACAGCAACAACTTCATCATTATGGAAAACATTTGATAATAAAGTAAATTCATTGATTGGTCAAAATAATCCAACTGTTGCAGGAATAGTAGAATTGGATAAATATTTAGCTGAGACGCTAATACCACGCAGCATGGACCCATTGCAGTGGTGGTCAGAGCgtaaacacatttatccacgattATTTGAAGTTGTAAAGAGAAGATTATGTATACCAGCAACATCTGTACCGAGTGAGAGAGTGTTTTCTAAAGCAGGTTGGTGTTAA